In Arachis hypogaea cultivar Tifrunner chromosome 17, arahy.Tifrunner.gnm2.J5K5, whole genome shotgun sequence, a single window of DNA contains:
- the LOC112764531 gene encoding uncharacterized protein, producing MSRSTHILHHSHPFFTSAATSAAITAAASPAPTTLTSFTVMPPVHPWPRRLTPKTLASLISRQHDPNLSLQIFHYALTHHPNSNNNHLAHHPIPFNAIILKLSRARNFPQIDAILRDSRITDEQPLITVIRGYGLAGRPKLALRTFTRIESFGIQPSTKALNTTLNALVQCKHYDLAHFVFKNCMAKFRVVPNVVSCNILLKALCKGNNVDAAVRVLDEMPAIGVVPNVVSYTTVLGGYALRGDMRGAKRVFMEILGKGWIPDATTYTVLVSGFCRQGMFVDAIKVMDEMEENGLEPNEVTYSVMIEAYCKGKKSGEALNVLDDMLGKNHVPSSALCCRVVDMLCEEGKVENACEVWRKLLRMNCSRNDAVTGTLVHWLCKKGKVIEARKALDEFGGGAVPSLLTYNTLFAGMCERGELCEAARLWDDMVEKGCVPNAFTYNMLIEGFCKVGNVKEGIRILEEMFESGCLPDKSTYTILIDGLSCARGMVEEINKVVALAVSAGVDDDMWDIFLKSVANNLNLNAAEFDRILLESVS from the coding sequence ATGTCCCGTTCCACACACATCCTCCATCACTCCCACCCCTTCTTCACCTCTGCCGCAACCTCTGCCGCCATCACTGCTGCCGCCTCTCCTGCACCCACCACCCTCACCTCCTTCACCGTCATGCCCCCAGTGCACCCCTGGCCCCGCCGCCTCACTCCTAAAACCCTTGCCTCCCTTATTTCCCGCCAACACGACCCAAATCTCTCCCTCCAAATCTTCCACTACGCCCTAACCCACCACCCCAAtagcaacaacaaccacctcgcCCACCACCCTATTCCCTTCAACGCCATCATTCTCAAGCTCTCTCGTGCCCGCAACTTCCCCCAAATCGATGCCATCCTTCGTGATTCCCGTATCACCGACGAACAACCGCTTATAACGGTTATTCGCGGGTACGGCCTTGCTGGCCGCCCAAAATTGGCACTCAGGACCTTCACAAGGATCGAATCTTTTGGGATTCAACCCTCCACGAAGGCCCTGAACACCACGCTTAATGCCCTGGTTCAGTGCAAGCACTATGATTTAGCACATTTTGTTTTTAAGAATTGTATGGCCAAATTTAGGGTTGTGCCCAATGTGGTTAGTTGCAATATTTTGCTGAAGGCTCTTTGTAAAGGGAACAACGTAGATGCAGCGGTGAGGGTTTTGGATGAGATGCCTGCAATAGGTGTGGTGCCCAATGTGGTGAGTTACACTACTGTTTTAGGTGGGTATGCTTTGAGGGGTGACATGAGGGGTGCAAAGAGGGTTTTTATGGAGATTTTGGGGAAAGGGTGGATACCTGATGCAACTACTTACACTGTCTTGGTGAGTGGGTTTTGTAGGCAAGGGATGTTTGTTGATGCAATTAAGGTGATGGATGAGATGGAGGAGAATGGGCTTGAGCCTAACGAGGTTACTTATAGTGTTATGATTGAGGCGTATTGTAAGGGGAAGAAGTCCGGGGAGGCACTTAATGTGCTCGACGATATGCTTGGGAAGAATCATGTGCCGAGTTCGGCGCTGTGTTGTAGGGTTGTTGATATGTTGTGCGAGGAAGGGAAGGTTGAGAACGCTTGTGAGGTTTGGAGGAAGCTCTTGAGGATGAATTGCAGCCGCAATGATGCTGTCACGGGTACTCTTGTTCATTGGCTATGTAAGAAGGGGAAGGTGATTGAAGCAAGGAAGGCGCTTGATGAATTTGGGGGTGGTGCGGTTCCAAGTCTATTGACATATAACACATTGTTTGCCGGAATGTGCGAGAGAGGGGAGCTCTGTGAGGCTGCTAGGTTGTGGGATGATATGGTGGAGAAGGGTTGCGTACCTAATGCATTTACTTATAATATGTTGATTGAAGGATTTTGTAAGGTTGGTAACGTGAAGGAGGGAATAAGGATTCTAGAGGAGATGTTTGAAAGTGGATGTTTGCCTGACAAATCAACATACACGATATTGATTGATGGGCTTTCTTGTGCAAGAGGGATGGTGGAAGAAATTAATAAGGTTGTTGCATTGGCCGTATCCGCTGGAGTTGATGATGACATGTGGGATATCTTCCTGAAATCTgttgcaaataatttaaatttgaatgcaGCTGAATTTGATAGGATATTGTTAGAGAGTGTCTCATGA
- the LOC140180738 gene encoding uncharacterized protein, whose translation MPGLDHSLIEHRLSLKPNARPVKQTPRRFAPEINLKIKEEIERLIKAKFIRTARYVEWVSNIVPMMKKNEKLRVCIDVRDLTNATPKDEYFMPIANMLIDSAAENEILSFIDAGNFLDFVVHKKRIAIDKSKADTILALFAPKSKKEVQSFLGKVNYLRRFISNLSDQTRVFAPLVKIKSDSQFEWTNEHQQAFESIKTYLSKAPIMTNVRPHEALKLYIAASINTIGFMLAQDDEDGHEWAVYYLNQVLTDIETRGQMYLTLKLIIGSYILMDRSTKMVQGLKFLLSR comes from the exons atgcctgGTCTTGATCATTCTCTCATAGAGCATCGATTATCATTGAAGCCAAATGCTCGACCTGTGAAGCAAACTCCCCGACGTTTTGCTCCAGAAATCAAtctaaagattaaagaagaaattgaACGGTTGATTAAAGCTAAATTTATTCGAACTGCACGTTATGTTGAATGGGTTTCGAACATTGTTCCTAtgatgaagaaaaatgaaaaattgaggGTGTGCATTGATGTTAGAGACTTGACTAATGCTACCCCAAAGGATGAGTATTTTATGCCAATCGCAAATATGTTGATTGATTCTGCAGCGGAAaatgaaattttaagttttatagacg CTGGGAACTTCTTAGATTTTGTTGTTCATAAAAAAAGAATTGCAATCGATAAAAGCAAAGCCGATACAATATTAGCATTGTTTGCGCCTAAATCAAAAAAAGAAGTGCAATCTTTCCTAGGAAAAGTGAACTATCTTCGAAGGTTTATTTCGAATCTTTCTGATCAAACTCGAGTATTCGCGCCTTTAGTAAAAATAAAGAGTGATTCACAATTTGAATGGACAAATGAGCATCAACAGGCATTTGAGTCAATTAAGACTTATTTATCTAAGGCTCCAATAATGACGAATGTTCGTCCTCATGAGGCATTAAAACTATATATCGCAGCATCTATAAACACAATTGGGTTTATGCTAGCCCAAGATGACGAGGATGGACATGAATGGGCAGTTTATTACCTTAATCAAGTTTTGACTGATATTGAAACAAG GGGACAAATGTACTTAACATTAAAGTTAATTATTGGAAGTTATATTTTGATGGATCGAAGCACAAAGATGGTGCAGGGGTTGAAATTCTTGTTATCTCGCTAG
- the LOC112766625 gene encoding basic blue protein, which translates to MSKGRGSASLLMVMATLISLMCLLFLVKPSNAATYTVGGPGGWSFNTNSWPKGKTFKAGDVLVFNYDSSTHNVVAVDRSGYSSCRTPRGAKVFRSGKDQIKIARGANYFICNVPGHCESGMKIAVNAA; encoded by the exons ATGTCTAAGGGAAGAGGCAGTGCATCTTTACTTATGGTTATGGCCACCTTGATCTCTCTTATGTGTCTGCTGTTTCTAGTGAAACCTTCAAATGCAGCCACTTACACTGTTGGAGGACCTGGTGGATGGTCCTTCAACACAAATTCTTGGCCCAAAGGAAAAACCTTTAAAGCTGGTGACGTGCTAG TTTTCAACTATGATTCAAGCACACACAACGTGGTTGCTGTGGATAGAAGTGGATACAGCAGTTGCAGGACCCCAAGAGGTGCTAAAGTGTTCAGATCAGGGAAGGACCAAATCAAGATCGCAAGAGGTGCAAATTACTTCATATGTAACGTCCCTGGTCACTGTGAATCTGGCATGAAAATTGCCGTCAATGCAGCTTGA